From Primulina huaijiensis isolate GDHJ02 chromosome 15, ASM1229523v2, whole genome shotgun sequence, one genomic window encodes:
- the LOC140960226 gene encoding sucrose synthase-like, producing MAERVLTRVHSLRERLDATLAAHRNEILLFLSRVEGHGKGILIRHQLLAEFESICETDKAKLRDHAFKEVLKCTQEAIVLPPWVALAIRLRPGVWEYVRVNVNSLVVEELTVPEYLHFKEELVNGTSNGNFVLELDFEPFTASFPKPTLTKSIGNGVEFLNRHLSAKMFHDKESMSPLLDFLRMHHYKGKTMMLNDRIKNLNSLQAVLRKAEEYLSTLIPETSYSNFEHKFHEIGLERGWGDNAERVSEMISMLLDLLEAPDSCTLEKFLGRIPMVFNVVILSPHGYFAQENVLGYPDTGGQVVYILDQVPALEREMIKRIKEQGLDITPRILIVTRLLPDAVGTTCAQRLEKVFGAEHSHILRVPFRTEKGIVRKWISRFEVWPYMETFTEDVAKEITAELQAKPDLIIGNYSEGNLAASLLAHKLGVTQCTIAHALEKTKYPDSDIYLKNYDEKYHFSCQFTADLYAMNHTDFIITSTFQEIAGSKDTVGQYESHMAFTMPGLYRVVHGIDVFDPKFNIVSPGADTNLYFSYTEKEKRLTALQPEIEELLCSNVENEEHLCSLKDKNKPIIFTMARLDRVKNLTGLVELYAKNPKLRQLANLVIVGGDRRKESKDLEEQAEMKKMYSLIETYNLNGQFRWISSQMNRVRNGELYRYIADKKGIFVQPAFYEAFGLTVVEAMTCGLPTFATSYGGPAEIIVHGKSGFHIDPYKGEQVSELLVDFFEKCKKDHSHWETISNGGLKRIQEKYTWQIYSDRLLTLAGVYGFWKYVSKLDRMEIRRYLEMFYALKYRKLAEAVPLAVE from the exons ATGGCGGAACGTGTTCTGACCCGAGTTCACAGCCTACGTGAACGTTTGGACGCCACTCTTGCGGCTCATCGCAACGAAATTTTGCTGTTTTTGTCTAG GGTTGAAGGCCATGGAAAGGGGATATTAATACGTCACCAACTCTTAGCTGAGTTCGAATCAATATGTGAAACTGATAAGGCAAAGCTGCGGGATCATGCCTTCAAAGAAGTTCTCAAGTGCACGCAG GAAGCAATTGTGTTGCCTCCATGGGTTGCACTCGCTATTCGGCTAAGGCCTGGTGTTTGGGAATACGTACGAGTCAATGTGAACTCACTGGTAGTGGAGGAACTAACTGTACCAGAATACCTGCACTTTAAGGAAGAGCTCGTTAATGGGAC ATCAAATGGTAACTTTGTACTTGAGTTGGACTTTGAGCCATTTACTGCATCTTTTCCAAAGCCAACTCTCACCAAATCCATTGGAAATGGAGTTGAATTCCTCAATAGACACCTCTCTGCAAAAATGTTCCATGACAAGGAGAGCATGTCCCCTCTTCTAGATTTCCTCCGAATGCATCACTACAAGGGCAAG ACAATGATGCTTAATGACAGAATCAAGAACCTTAATTCTCTACAAGCTGTTCTGAGAAAGGCAGAGGAGTACCTGTCTACACTAATTCCTGAGACATCATACTCGAATTTCGAACACAAATTCCATGAGATTGGATTGGAGAGGGGATGGGGTGATAACGCAGAACGAGTATCAGAGATGATCTCTATGCTTTTAGACCTTCTCGAGGCTCCGGACTCATGCACTCTAGAGAAATTCCTTGGCAGAATTCCTATGGTTTTCAATGTCGTTATTCTTTCTCCTCACGGTTACTTTGCACAAGAAAACGTCTTGGGATACCCTGATACCGGAGGACAG GTGGTCTACATTTTGGATCAAGTTCCTGCTTTGGAGCGGGAGATGATCAAACGTATAAAGGAGCAAGGACTCGATATCACTCCACGAATTCTCATA GTGACTCGGTTGCTACCAGATGCAGTAGGAACCACTTGTGCTCAGCGACTTGAGAAAGTTTTTGGGGCCGAGCACTCACATATACTCCGTGTACCATTTAGAACTGAAAAGGGTATTGTCCGGAAATGGATCTCCCGGTTTGAGGTGTGGCCATACATGGAAACATTCACTGAG GATGTTGCTAAAGAAATCACAGCAGAGTTACAGGCCAAACCAGATCTTATTATTGGAAATTACAGTGAGGGAAACCTTGCAGCCTCTTTGCTTGCCCACAAGTTGGGAGTGACTCAG TGCACCATTGCTCACGCACTAGAGAAAACCAAGTATCCTGATTCTGACATTTACCTGAAAAACTACGATGAAAAGTATCACTTTTCGTGCCAGTTTACAGCTGATTTGTATGCAATGAATCATACAGACTTCATAATCACCAGCACGTTTCAAGAAATAGCTGGAAG CAAGGACACGGTGGGACAGTACGAAAGCCATATGGCGTTCACTATGCCTGGATTGTACCGAGTCGTACATGGGATTGATGTGTTCGACCCCAAATTCAACATCGTCTCTCCTGGTGCGGATACGAACCTCTACTTCTCTTATACcgaaaaggaaaaaagactAACTGCCCTTCAACCTGAAATCGAGGAACTTCTTTGTAGCAACGTTGAGAATGAAGAACATTT ATGTTCGCTGAAAGACAAGAACAAGCCCATCATATTCACCATGGCTAGGCTTGACAGGGTCAAGAATTTGACAGGACTTGTGGAACTATATGCCAAGAACCCAAAACTCAGGCAATTGGCTAACCTCGTTATCGTGGGTGGCGACAGGCGAAAGGAGTCGAAAGATTTGGAAGAACAAGCTGAgatgaaaaagatgtacagttTGATAGAAACATACAACCTAAATGGCCAATTCAGATGGATTTCTTCTCAAATGAACCGTGTCAGGAACGGTGAACTCTACCGTTACATCGCTGACAAGAAAGGCATCTTTGTGCAACCAGCATTCTACGAGGCCTTCGGTTTGACTGTCGTGGAGGCCATGACTTGCGGATTGCCGACATTCGCAACATCCTACGGAGGGCCAGCTGAGATAATCGTCCATGGAAAGTCTGGCTTCCATATCGATCCTTACAAGGGTGAACAAGTTTCTGAACTACTAGTCGATTTCTTCGAAAAGTGTAAGAAAGATCATTCTCACTGGGAGACCATATCGAATGGCGGCCTGAAACGTATCCAGGAGAA GTATACTTGGCAGATTTATTCTGACAGGTTACTTACGTTGGCCGGTGTTTATGGGTTCTGGAAATATGTTTCGAAGCTGGATCGCATGGAGATCAGACGATACCTTGAAATGTTTTATGCGCTTAAATATCGCAAGCTG GCTGAAGCTGTTCCACTGGCTGTTGAGTGA
- the LOC140959446 gene encoding alpha-aminoadipic semialdehyde synthase-like: protein MIGNGIVGILSERRPSTKRIHHDALYEDVGCEVSEDYSEFGPILGIKQPKLEMILPDRAYAFFFHTHKAQRENMPLLDKVLAGRASLFYFELIVGFHGKRLLAFGSFAGRAGMIDFLSGLGQRMHLDAFWMEYLEL from the exons ATGATTGGTAACGGAATTGTTGGAATTCTTTCCGAGCGAAGG CCGTCTACAAAACGGATTCATCATGATGCACTCTATGAAGACGTTGGTTGCGAGGTATCAGAGGACTATTCAGAATTTGGTCCGATCTTGGGTATCAAACAACCAAAG TTGGAGATGATTCTTCCTGATAGGGCATATGCATTTTTCTTCCATACTCACAAGGCTCAAAGAGAAAATATGCCTCTGCTTGATAAG GTTTTAGCTGGAAGGGCTtcgttattttattttgaacttaTAGTTGGATTTCATGGTAAGAGGTTACTAGCATTTGGAAGCTTTGCTGGAAGAGCTGGAATGATTGATTTCTTGAGTGGCCTTGGACAACGTATGCACCTTGATGCTTTCTGGATGGAATATTTGGAGTTATAG
- the LOC140959447 gene encoding uncharacterized protein, translated as MNALDSPVEPLALNYLSYSFFTAVNKMLAAWVAAVTTAFSFWRIGPSSPPRPEQRGRTKDAASTSLLDRGLEELAVADEPAELVSTQGGTYCISSLETENSTKGKFVLYYRNDDFREGGVEDDDGVAAKSEKFRRWSDMDWEGKMKIRMGDMGWYRCQDLAAFNGSVVRLWDGRSRVCATDR; from the coding sequence ATGAATGCGTTGGATTCTCCGGTTGAGCCGCTAGCCCTGAATTACTTGAGCTACAGCTTCTTCACGGCGGTCAACAAAATGTTGGCGGCGTGGGTCGCCGCCGTTACGACCGCCTTCAGCTTCTGGAGGATCGGGCCTTCATCACCTCCGAGGCCAGAGCAACGTGGCCGGACCAAAGATGCTGCATCGACGTCACTGCTCGATAGGGGACTGGAGGAGCTTGCAGTAGCAGACGAACCTGCTGAATTAGTTTCCACTCAAGGTGGGACATATTGTATCTCGTCTTTGGAGACAGAGAATAGCACGAAAGGGAAGTTTGTTCTGTACTACAGAAACGATGATTTTCGGGAAGGTGGAGTCGAGGATGACGATGGTGTCGCGGCGAAGAGTGAGAAGTTTCGGCGGTGGAGCGACATGGATTGGGAGGGAAAGATGAAGATTAGAATGGGGGACATGGGGTGGTACCGTTGCCAGGATTTGGCTGCGTTCAACGGCAGCGTTGTACGGTTGTGGGATGGCCGTAGCCGGGTATGCGCCACCGATCGATGA
- the LOC140960300 gene encoding protein SMALL AUXIN UP-REGULATED RNA 10-like, with protein sequence MDQDNGGSNKVTGIRQIVRLKGFLQKWQNVTLGPKDQQNHQVYGGGISPAITRRLIGSNVYCESDEDSCHSPEPPPDVPKGYLAVYVGLELRRFIIPTSYLGDPLFKVLLEKVEEEFGFDHSGGLTIPCEIETFKYLLQCMENHRKEQLDCNINAAEKSLPVEE encoded by the exons ATGGATCAAGACAATGGAGGAAGCAATAAGGTGACAGGGATCAGGCAAATCGTTAGGCTAAAAGGATTCCTCCAAAAATGGCAAAATGTCACCCTTGGCCCCAAAGATCAACAAAATCACCAAGTCTATGGTGGCGGCATTTCACCGGCGATCACACGAAGGTTGATAGGTTCCAACGTCTATTGCGAGTCGGACGAGGATAGCTGCCACAGCCCTGAGCCGCCGCCGGATGTCCCAAAGGGTTACCTGGCGGTGTACGTGGGACTGGAGCTCCGGAGGTTTATCATCCCAACAAGTTATCTCGGGGATCCGCTGTTTAAGGTGTTGTTAGAAAAGGTCGAGGAGGAGTTTGGATTCGATCACAGTGGCGGGCTCACGATCCCGTGTGAAATCGAGACGTTTAAGTATCTTCTTCAATGCATGGAAAATCACCGGAAAGAGCAACTTGACTGCAATATTAATGCAG CTGAAAAGTCGTTACCAGTTGAGGAGTGA
- the LOC140959646 gene encoding pectinesterase/pectinesterase inhibitor PPE8B-like: MQMKTAALSKILFVVTLCTLAGFGRSDHVESELFYVPASEIASSVTFAIDLIRQVTSILSDFAGTFGDFRLSIAVSDCQDLMDFSLDQLSWTLSASENPNSKGNATGNLGADMKTWLSGAMTNQETCREGFDGTNGIVKNLVAGSLDQVTSLVYDILSTVKPTPNSPPKGSNAGGRSPGGGRRKLRAIDQSFPSWVKSHDRKLLQTANGAGADAVVAADGTGNFVTIKDAVAAAPEYSTKRYVIYIKKGVYNEYVEISKKKWNVMIIGDGIDVTVITGNHNFIDGWTTYHSATFAVKGQRFIARDITFQNTAGPEKHQAVAFRSDSDLSVLYRCGIRGYQDTLYAHTQRQFYRDCQITGTVDFIFGDATIVIQNSIIRARKGLPNQKNTITAQGRKEPVENTGISIQFCNISAEGDVLNSLNSTSTYLGRPWKLYSRTVIMQSYISEAIKPEGWLEWNGDFALNSLYYGEYMNYGPGSGLGARVKWPGYHIFNDSSQPNNFTVSQFLLGNTWLPSTGVRYTSGLGV, encoded by the exons ATGCAAATGAAAACTGCGGCTTTGTCCAAGATTTTGTTTGTGGTGACTCTATGTACTTTAGCTGGTTTTGGGAGGTCGGATCACGTGGAGTCGGAGCTGTTTTACGTTCCGGCGTCGGAGATCGCGAGTTCGGTGACGTTTGCGATCGACTTGATTCGGCAGGTGACATCCATTTTGTCGGATTTCGCCGGTACATTCGGTGATTTCCGGCTGTCCATTGCCGTCTCCGATTGCCAGGACTTGATGGACTTTTCTTTGGATCAGCTGAGCTGGACCCTTTCCGCTTCTGAAAACCCAAATA GCAAGGGTAATGCCACTGGAAACTTGGGTGCTGACATGAAAACATGGTTGAGCGGAGCCATGACAAATCAAGAAACTTGCCGAGAAGGGTTTGATGGCACTAATGGAATTGTAAAAAATCTAGTCGCTGGAAGCCTCGACCAAGTTACGTCGCTAGTATATGACATTCTTTCAACGGTGAAGCCAACCCCCAACTCTCCGCCTAAAGGTAGCAACGCCGGTGGCAGAAGTCCTGGTGGCGGCCGAAGGAAACTTAGAGCCATCGATCAATCATTCCCATCTTGGGTCAAATCCCATGACCGTAAACTCCTCCAAACAGCCAATGGTGCCGGGGCTGATGCGGTGGTTGCCGCCGATGGGACCGGGAATTTCGTGACCATCAAGGATGCTGTTGCTGCAGCACCTGAATATAGTACAAAGAGATACGTGATATACATCAAGAAAGGTGTTTATAATGAGTATGTGGAGATCAGTAAGAAGAAATGGAACGTAATGATAATCGGAGATGGCATCGATGTTACTGTTATCACCGGTAATCACAACTTTATTGATGGATGGACAACGTATCACTCTGCTACATTTG CTGTGAAAGGACAGAGATTTATAGCACGGGACATAACATTCCAGAACACCGCCGGCCCGGAGAAGCACCAAGCGGTGGCCTTCAGGTCCGATTCCGACCTCTCAGTATTGTACCGCTGCGGTATCAGGGGATATCAAGACACATTGTACGCTCATACTCAAAGGCAGTTCTACCGAGACTGTCAGATCACCGGTACAGTAGATTTCATCTTCGGAGATGCCACAATTGTCATTCAGAACTCTATAATCCGGGCCAGGAAAGGCCTCCCGAATCAAAAGAACACCATCACGGCCCAAGGCCGGAAGGAACCGGTCGAGAACACGGGAATTTCGATCCAATTTTGTAATATATCTGCCGAAGGAGATGTCCTAAACTCGTTAAACTCGACCTCGACCTACCTAGGCCGACCGTGGAAATTATATTCGCGAACAGTTATCATGCAATCTTATATTAGCGAAGCCATTAAGCCGGAGGGATGGCTTGAATGGAATGGGGATTTTGCCCTGAATAGTTTGTACTACGGTGAGTATATGAACTATGGACCGGGGTCCGGTTTAGGGGCTCGGGTTAAATGGCCCGGTTACCATATTTTTAACGACTCGAGTCAGCCCAATAATTTCACGGTGTCTCAGTTTCTACTGGGAAATACCTGGCTGCCTTCGACCGGGGTGAGGTATACATCCGGTCTAGGGGTCTGA
- the LOC140960354 gene encoding peroxiredoxin Q, chloroplastic-like, whose translation MASISLHTSQTLPSLLHAKTPKATLCQNLSLLSKSSQSQFHGLKLSNVTPLSVPSHSYARTSILAKVSEGSLAPPFTLKDQDGKTVSLSKFKGKPVVVYFYPADETPGCTKQACAFRDSYEKFKKAGAEVVGISGDDAASHKQFASKYKLPFTLLSDEGNKVRKEWGVPSDLFGALPGRQTYVLDQNGVCRMVYNNQFQPEKHIDETLKFLKSI comes from the exons ATGGCTTCGATTTCACTCCATACGAGTCAGACTCTTCCATCTTTACTCCATGCTAAAACCCCAAAAGCTACATTGTGTCAGAATTTATCCCTCCTCTCAAAGTCTTCGCAGTCTCAGTTTCATGGCCTCAAGCTCTCCAATGTGACTCCTCTTTCAGTCCCATCTCATTCTTATGCGAGAACTTCCATTTTGGCTAAG GTTTCAGAAGGGTCATTGGCACCTCCGTTTACTCTGAAAGACCAAGATGGGAAGACTGTAAGTCTTTCTAAATTCAAAGGGAAGCCTGTAGTTGTTTACTTCTATCCTGCTGATGAAACCCCTGGTTGCACCAAACAG GCATGTGCCTTTAGGGACTCGTATGAAAAATTTAAGAAAGCTGGAGCAGAGGTTGTTGGGATTAGTGGGGATGATGCAGCATCCCACAAG CAATTTGCCAGCAAGTACAAACTTCCATTCACCCTATTGAGTGATGAAGGAAATAAGGTTAGAAAAGAGTGGGGCGTCCCCTCGGACTTATTTGGTGCTCTGCCCGGAAGACAAACGTATGTCCTCGACCAGAATGGAGTGTGTCGAATGGTCTACAACAATCAGTTCCAACCCGAAAAGCACATTGATGAGACCTTGAAGTTTCTTAAATCCATTTGA
- the LOC140958754 gene encoding putative pectinesterase/pectinesterase inhibitor 45, whose product MAFQDFDQISQRRKQERQQKIRRRITIAIASSVGVLLLAAAAVCAVMYERNQDSSSNQNHGTPSSPKQVTMAEKAVKSACEGTDYKQTCENSLLKAVKNNATIQPKDILKASFAVASEEIDKVIKKASSLKFNDPFKKAAFDDCLVLLNDAKGELNSSISIIEGKDLTKLSSRTPDLNNWLSAVLSYQQTCIDGFPEGDEKAKFQNFLKISKELGSNALAIVSQLSSISSMFQVPDVKRHLLTVHDEGFLSWINQDHQRMLKDDTAKITPNLTVAKDGSGNFTTISAALNAIPQEYTGRYVIYVKEGIYQENVVVTKEMVNVTMYGDGSQKSIITGSKNFVDGVPTFQTATFAALGEGFMAQSIGFRNTAGPEKHQAVALRVQADRSIFINCRMEGFQDTLYAQTHRQFYRSCYITGTVDFIFGDAASIFQNCMIYVRKPMENQQNIVTAQGRLDKRQTTGIVLQNCRILADEKLKPEKAKFKSYLGRPWKEYSRTVIMESEIGDLIQPEGWMEWNGDFALKTLYYAEFNNKGAGSNTSGRVKWPGYKVIKKEDAMKFTVGPFLQGESWLKSASFPVRFGMST is encoded by the exons ATGGCATTCCAAGATTTTGATCAGATTTCGCAACGCAGGAAACAAGAGAGACAGCAAAAGATTAGGAGGAGAATTACCATTGCCATTGCTTCAAGCGTTGGTGTGCTTCTCTTGGCTGCTGCTGCTGTGTGTGCTGTTATGTACGAGAGAAATCAAGATTCAAGTTCGAACCAAAATCACGGAACCCCTTCTTCTCCAAAACAAGTTACCATGGCTGAAAAGGCCGTAAAATCAGCCTGTGAAGGGACGGATTACAAGCAAACATGCGAAAATAGCCTTTTAAAAGCAGTCAAGAACAATGCCACTATCCAGCCTAAAGATATCTTAAAAGCCTCGTTTGCTGTTGCCTCGGAGGAGATTgataaagttataaaaaaagCCTCGAGTCTCAAATTCAACGACCCTTTTAAAAAGGCAGCATTTGATGATTGTTTAGTGCTCCTAAATGATGCAAAGGGGGAACTGAATAGCTCAATATCAATCATTGAAGGGAAAGATTTGACTAAGTTATCATCTAGGACGCCTGACCTTAACAACTGGTTGAGTGCCGTTCTGTCGTATCAGCAAACGTGTATCGATGGATTTCCTGAGGGGGATGAAAAGGCTAAGTTTCAGAACTTTTTGAAGATATCAAAGGAACTTGGCAGCAATGCTCTTGCTATTGTATCTCAATTGTCCTCTATTTCTTCGATGTTCCAAGTTCCTGATGTGAAACGACATTTATTAACTGTGCATGATGAGGGATTCCTATCCTGGATCAATCAGGATCATCAAAGAATGTTGAAAGATGACACTGCAAAAATTACTCCCAACTTGACAGTGGCAAAAGATGGCAGTGGAAACTTTACGACCATTTCTGCAGCACTGAACGCAATTCCTCAGGAATATACCGGACG TTAtgtgatttatgttaaagaagGTATCTACCAAGAAAACGTGGTCGTCACCAAGGAAATGGTAAATGTCACAATGTATGGCGATGGATCTCAAAAGAGCATTATCACCGGAAGCAAGAATTTTGTAGACGGAGTACCAACTTTTCAGACTGCTACTTTTG CTGCTCTAGGGGAAGGATTTATGGCCCAATCCATTGGATTCAGGAACACCGCAGGTCCCGAAAAACACCAAGCAGTGGCTTTAAGAGTTCAAGCTGATCGTTCGATTTTCATCAACTGCCGAATGGAAGGATTCCAGGACACCTTATATGCTCAAACACACAGACAATTTTACCGAAGCTGCTACATCACCGGGACCGTGGATTTCATATTCGGTGACGCAGCCTCTATTTTCCAAAACTGCATGATCTACGTCAGAAAACCGATGGAAAACCAGCAAAACATTGTCACAGCTCAAGGCAGGCTAGATAAGAGGCAAACAACAGGGATTGTACTCCAAAACTGTCGTATCCTGGCGGACGAAAAGCTCAAGCCCGAGAAGGCGAAATTCAAGAGCTATCTTGGCAGGCCCTGGAAAGAATACTCGAGGACGGTTATTATGGAATCGGAGATTGGCGATTTGATTCAACCTGAAGGATGGATGGAGTGGAATGGAGATTTCGCGCTCAAGACCCTTTATTATGCGGAGTTTAACAACAAGGGCGCCGGTTCGAATACATCAGGAAGAGTTAAATGGCCAGGCTACAAAGTTATCAAGAAGGAAGACGCCATGAAGTTTACTGTTGGTCCGTTTTTACAGGGTGAGAGCTGGCTCAAGAGTGCAAGTTTCCCTGTTCGTTTTGGCATGTCTACTTGA
- the LOC140960420 gene encoding auxin-responsive protein SAUR76-like, with protein MAKGSKLTKIRSVLKKMQSFKLGQGAKASSLAAASCNSSDDESSAVSKDLHAVYVGKSRRKYLITSDVMENPLFRQLVDRGSGRQDESITVGCEVVLFEHLLWMLGNFDPRPDSLNELVDFYSC; from the coding sequence ATGGCGAAGGGGAGCAAGCTCACCAAAATCAGGTCCGTGCTTAAGAAAATGCAATCCTTCAAGCTCGGGCAAGGCGCCAAGGCCAGCTCCCTCGCGGCCGCCAGCTGCAATTCCTCCGACGACGAATCATCCGCCGTGTCCAAGGATCTCCACGCCGTCTACGTCGGGAAGTCGCGGCGGAAGTATCTCATCACCTCCGACGTCATGGAAAATCCTCTCTTCCGTCAGCTCGTGGACCGGGGATCCGGACGACAAGACGAATCCATCACCGTCGGTTGCGAGGTGGTGCTATTCGAGCACCTCCTGTGGATGCTGGGAAATTTCGATCCTCGGCCCGATTCTTTGAACGAGCTCGTGGATTTCTACTCCTGCTGA